Part of the ANME-2 cluster archaeon genome is shown below.
CCTTCACCAATATCCAGTACTAACCAACAATAATACCGCTTATTTAGCATGAAAGTACCCTTGGGTTCTTTCATTTTTTGAGCATGTCATTCGAAGAATTTCATGTACGTTTTCTATATTTTAGCAAATATTTGCTGAATTAACATTCTGTCTGGTTTTTACGGTAGCAATTTTGTATTTGTTTAGCTCATACATAATTCTTGCCTGGGAAGTTGCTCCAGTTCTATAAATCCATTCTCTTAACGGAAACAACCAATAATCTTTCGCAAAATAACGTGTTACTGCATCGCTTGCCCATCGAGGAAACTTCCATATTCACCATATTTTGGTTTTTTAGAAGTTGATTAGCTCGAAAGTGAGGATTATAAAATTATATCCAAAGGTTCCTCAAGACATCACATTTATATAATGATAAACCCACTTAGGTACTCATCACTTTACGGTATCCATCATGAGAATGGATCAAAATAAATCAAATATTTAAAATGATAATATAATCGGAGGAACAAGTTTGGCAAAAGCGAAGAGAGGTCAAAGAAAAGTCGATGGTTGGAAATCCAAGCAGTGGTACAATATAGTCACACCTGACATGATGGGACAGCAGGAAATCGGTGAAACTTTTTCAAATGAACCTGAACAATTACTAGGCAGGGTTATTGAAGTCACACTGGGAGATCTAACCAATGACATGTCAAAGTATAATGTAAAACTGGTGCTTAAGATCGACCAGATAGGAGGAGACTCAGCCTATACCAAGTTCATTGGCCATGAACTCACCAGGGATTACTTAAGGTCACTTATAAAGAGGCAGACTTCAATGATCACTGCAAATCTGGATGTTATGACCAAAGACGGATATAAGTTCCGTGTCAAACCCACATGTTTCACAGTCAAGCGGGCCAGGTCCAGCCAGATCAAAGCTATCAGGCAGTATATGACCTCAATAGTCCAGCGAAGGGCCCGTGAATCAGATTTCAACACCTTTGTACAGGATGCTGTCCTGGGCAAACTTTCTGCCCAGATATACAGGGATGTGAAAAGCCTGTATCCGTTAAGGCGTGTTGAGATATTAAAGTCCCATGTACTTACCGAGCCGTCTGTAAGGGAAGCAGCGGCATAAGTACTGGCTTTTTTTCCTTTTTTTTCAATATACAGGAAAGTATATACTATCCTGTTGGCTTAGATCACTTAAAAGACGTGAGCATTTTCTTGAGAGCCCGGATTCCAATTGTGGAAGTCGGGTTGAACAAAAATCTTATGTATCTGTTTGACCAGTTAAGAACTAAATATAGACACCAGTGGTTTTCCTATGAAGGTAATAATGAAGTTTGGCGGGACATCGGTTGCCGATGGTATGAAACTGCGGCATGTGGCAGAGTTGGTAAAAAGTTACCATGAAAATGGCAATCAAATAGTTGTGGTAACATCGGCTCTGGGCGGGGTCACTGATGCCATACTTGAGGAGGCGCATGAGGCCTCCAAAGATGGTAAGGTCTCAAAAGTAAAGGAATTCATAGCCGATCTTACAAAACAGCATCATGCGGCCACCCATGAGTCTGTGGGTAATAATGCTAATGCCGAAGATATCATTGCCGAACTGGACGCCCGTATTGAGGAGATTGAAAAAGCCCTTACAGGTATATGTTACCTGGGAGAGCTTACCCTGCGGTCCATTGATTACCTGTCATCGTACGGTGAACGAATGGCTGCACCGATCCTATCCGGTGCTATCAGGTCCCTGGGTGTTGAATCAAGTCATTTCACAGGAGGCGAGATCGGGATAATTACTGATAACAATTTCGGCAGTGCCCATCCCCTCGAATCATCATATGAAAAGATCAAAAAGCATCTATCTCCGTTATTACCGGGCACCATACCAGTAGTGGCTGGATTCATTGGAGAAGATGAGAACGGTATTATCACTACACTTGGCCGCGGCGGATCAGATTTCACTGCATCTATTATCGGGGCATCCCTCAATGCCGATGAGATATGGCTGTGGAAAGAGGTGCCTGGCATCATGACTACGGACCCAAAGCTGGTTCCTGAGGCAAGACCCCTGAAGGTAATATCCTATATAGAGGCAATGGAGATGTCATTCTTCGGAGCTAAGGTACTGCATCCCAAGGCTATAGAACCTGCCATACGCCACGATATACCTGTCAGGGTCAAGAATACGTTTGAGCCTGAATATCCTGGTACCCTTGTGGTAAAGGAGCAGAAGACCGTCCAGAATGTGGTAAAAGCTGTAACTGTAATCGATAAGGTGGCACTGGTAAATATCAGCGGTGCGGGCATGGTAGGTACTATCGGAGTGGCAGCCAGGGCTTTTTCTGCACTGGCCGATGCGGATGTGAACATTATCATGATCAGCCAGGGCTCTTCTGAGGCTAACCTATCTGTGGTGGTGGATGATGACCACTTGAAGCAGGCAGTTAGGGCGCTGAAGCAGGAGTTTAAGAATGGTGTGGTGGGTGAGATTGACCATGATATCCATATATCTGTAGTGGCTATAGTAGGTGTGGGAATGGCTGGAACTCCGGGTGTTGCCGGTAAGGTGTTCGATGCACTTGGAAAAAATAAGGTCAATGTGATTATGATCAGCCAGGGCTCGTCCCAGCATAATATTTCCTTTGTTGTAAAGGAAGGCGATGCTACGAAGGCAGTACAGGTGCTTCATAAGGTGTTTTCACTGGAAAAGCTTTGAGGCAGGAATATCTTACTTTCAGGTCTGGATTAATTTGGATATGTGCTTAAATCTTATTCAGTCACATTTTGTCATCCTTTCTTCGTAGTCAACGATATGTCACATACAAAATTTAACGAGGCCTGTATGTTGTTTTTTGGGAACTAACCACTAATTATCGATGGAACTGATCAGGTTATCTTTCTACTTTTCCCCCGCATCAGTGAAGTGATAACCCCAACCGAGCATATTACCGCAGCCACCATGAATGCATCGTGAAAACCGCCAAGGAAGGCCGCTTCATATACCAATCCCGCAGCCTGGTTGGACTGGATGCTACTGGTTAGCACGGCCCCTGATATGGCTATACCTGTTACCATTCCAAGATTGCGGACCATCGCAAGCATTCCCCCGGCAATCCCGAGCCTTTCTTTCGGTACAGAACCCATAATAATGCTGTTGTTGGGTGACTGGAACAGCCCCATCCCCAAACCTATCATTCCCATTATTACCACTATATCAAAAAAGGTAGCATTCTGGTCCAGGTTGCCAAGCAGCAACAAAGCCATGCAGGAAATAGCCATACCAATACTGCTGAGTAGAAATGAATTCGTCCTGTCAGATATCCAGCCGCTAACAGGTGCCACCAGTGCCATGACCAGCGGAATAGCTACAAACACCATTCCCATATGCCCAGGACTGTATCCCAGTATTCCCTCCATGTAAAAGGGCATAAGAAGGATTACTGCAAACATGGCAGTGAAGCTCAAAAAAGCGCTGGCATTCGACGCCGAGAACGGCCGGTTCCGAAACAGCGACAACTCCACCATGGGCTGGTCTGCCCTTTTTTCCACCATCACAAACCCAACTAAGAAGACGGCAAACAGTATAGATAGACCAATTATTGCCATTAAATCCCAGCCAAGTGCCTGTCCCTTTGTGATTACCAGCACCAGCGAAATAAGGCTTAGGAATATGAGGAGAGCTCCCTGGATATCGAATTTCTGGCTGACATGGATCTGGTCTGGTTTCAGAGTCTTGATGGCATACACAGTTCCAAGCAAGCCAACTGGAATGTTGATGTAGAAAATACTCTGCCACCCCACCCAGTAGATTAACAAACCACCCAGGACCGGGCCTGTTATATAACCGATACTGACAACCGAACCCATCAATCCCAGTGCTTTGCCCCGCTCGTTATGTGGAAACACATCTGTTATGATAGCAAGACTGTTGGCCATTAACATGGCAGCACCCAGCCCCTGCACTACACGAAACACAATCAACTGACCTGCAGATGTGGACAGGCTGCACAGCCCAGACCCCAAAGTAAATGTTAACAAACCTGCTAAGAACATGGATTTGCGGCCGTACATATCTGAAAGCCGGCCCAGGGTTAACAGCATGGTGGTAATGGTCAGCAGGTATGAGAGCATTACCCATTCTATGGTGGCTATATCGGTATTGAAATAGTTTCTCAGGATAGGTAATGCGAGATTTATGATACTGGCATCAAGGGTAGCCATAAATGTTCCAATGGAGACCACTAACATGGCGCGCCATTTGTACCTGGGGTCAGGGTCGTTTTCCATGATATCGAAGTACTTGGATGTTTTAATGGTAATTATATTTTCTTTATATTGTTCACATATTTGTGTGCCAGCAGGCAGGGCTCGGGCAGTTTATGTCCTCGCAGCATATGCTTTGTTGTCTTTAGCGCCCCCTCCATGCTAACCCTGTGCCCGGGTGCAACCACGATGGGACGACACCTGCGGCAAGATTTGATAAGCCAGCCCACCTGTCTGCTTTCAAAGATTAGGGGGCTGATATCACCTACTTCCAGAGGGGCATCACCTTTTCCGCATAGTATGTGCTTGGCCACCCCTATGGTTGGGACATCCAATGCCACGCCAATATGGGTGGCAAGTCCAGCGCCCCTGGGGTGGTTAATGCCGCAACCGTCTACCATCAGGATGTCGGGTGTGTGCTGAAGTTTCCCATAGGCAGATACAATTGCCGGTCCTTCCCTGAAGGACAGGAATGTGGGGATATATGGATACCCTATAGTACCTGTGTATTGTACCTCCTCAACCACATCCAGGGATTCATAGTCAATCATAACAATGCCTGAGATAATGACATCTTCCATGAATGCCTGGTCCACGCCTGCCACGAAGCGGGGTGGGGCATGATCGTTGTGCAGGACGGCCTGCTGCCTGACAATTTCCTGGGCGCGCAGCAGTGAGGTAGTGGAGAGGTCGGCGGGGAATAGTGGGGTGCCCATATCAGGACATATATGGTATGAAGATAAATGTGTTTTGTGAGTTACAGCAAGGACAGAAGTCTATCGTCATTTGGGAGTTTGGGAAATGAAACAGAACCGTTTTATTCTAAACGACGCTGTCGAATTATTAGACTTAAGCATGACAATTTTAAAATTTATACTATTGTCTAAAATAGTTTAGAAAGATTTGAGATGCAATTCAACGGCTTATTGATGCTATAGTGGCAGACTAATGGGAATCCGTTAATCTTTTAATATATGTAAGCCTTTAAAATGCCGGATTTAGCTAATGCTGAAATTTTTAATAATTAAAAATAACCAGAATCAATAGAGGGATATATTCAATAACACTTATGAAAAAGGAGGAATTTTATGGATACATCAACATTATTATATCTTGCCCCCCTGGCAGGTTTATTAAGTCTGGTATTTGCCGGTATTTTCGCTAAGAACGTACTCAAGAACGACCCAGGCACACCAGAAATGCAAAAGATAGCAGGTGCTATACAGGAAGGTGCAATGGCGTACCTGAACCGCCAGTACAAGACCATTGCCATCGTGGCAGTGATACTGGCATTTATAATTTTCATAGCACTGCCAAATGAAAACGGTTTGAACACAAAGACCACAATAGGGTTTTTGGCAGGAGCTGTAAGTTCGGCACTGGCCGGATATATTGGCATGAACGTTTCGGTCAGGGCAAATGTCAGGACCGCAAACAAGGCCAAAGAGGGAGTCAAAGAGGCCATGGACGTAGCCTTTAAGGGCGGTGCGGTCACAGGTATGGCCGTAGTTGGCCTGGCACTGCTGGGTACCAGCGGCTTCTTTATTTTATTCGGTGCCAAACCCGAAAGTGTGGACATGGTCATAGGCTTCGGGTTTGGGGCCAGCCTCATCAGCCTGTTCGCCAGGGTTGGCGGCGGTATATTTACCAAGGCAGCCGATGTGGGTGCAGATCTGGTAGGTAAGGTCGAAGCCGGTATCCCTGAAGACGACCCGCGAAATGCAGGTGTCATTGCAGATAATGTGGGCGACAATGTAGGCGACTGCGCCGGTATGGGTGCTGACCTGTTCGAAACCTATGTGGTCACCGCACTGGCGGCCATGCTGCTGGGTGGTCTTGTTATCAACCAGTTCCCAAATGCGATTTTGTTCCCGCTGATGCTGGGTTCGGCTGCCATCGTGGCATCCATCATTGCAGTGTTCTTTGTTAAGATAGGTGATGACCAGAATATTATGAAAGCTCTGTACAAGGGTGTGGCTGCTGCGGCTGTGATCAGCCTTGTGTCATTCTATTTCATAAACGATATGCTGATGGGCGATATACGGTTCTTTTACTCTGCCCTTATCGGTACTATTATTATGGTCCTGATGGTAGTGATCACTGAGTATTACACATCTGTTTCATACAGACCTGTGAAATCTATCGCAGCTTCCTCACAGACCGGAGCCGGAACCAATATCATCACCGGTATGTCGGTAGGTCTTGAAAGTACATTCATACCTGTGCTCGTGATAGCCTTTGGCATTCTGGGTGCGTACTATGTTGGCGGAGGCTTTGTTCCAGGACAGGAAATCATCGGTCTCTATAGTATCGCAATCGCAGCGGCTGCCATGCTCTCCACCACAGGCATAATCGTTGCTCTAGATTCATACGGCCCGATTACGGATAATGCAGGCGGCATCGCTGAGATGGCAAACCTGCCGGAAAAGACCAGGAAGATCACTGATGCTCTTGACAGTGTGGGCAACACCACCAAGGCAGTGACCAAGGGATATGCCATCGGTTCTGCCGGATTAGGCGCAATGGCCTTATTTGCAGATTATACACATAAAGTAGGATTAATGGAAAATCCACATTTATTGAGTCTTTCCAATCCGCTTGTGGTGGTGGGCCTGTTCATTGGCGGACTGCTGCCATTTTTGTTCAGTGCCGTCACAATGAAAGCAGTGGGTAAGGCCGCATTTGAAGTGGTCAACGAGGTCAGGCGTCAGTTTAGGGAGATACCAGGCATCATGGAAGGCACGGCAAAACCCGAATACGGCAAGTGCGTGGATATAGTGACCAGGGCCGCAATTCGGGAAATGGCACTCCCGGGCGTGATGGCCATTGGTGTACCTCTGGCTGTTGGAATGATACTGGGCAAAGAAGCACTGGCCGGTATGCTTATCGGCATTATTGTAGTGGGCCTGTTGATGGCACTTATGATGTCAAACGGCGGCGGCGCATGGGATAATGCAAAAAAGTACATCGAGGACGGTGCATACGGCGGAAAGGGTTCTGAGGCTCACAAAGCGGCTGTGGTAGGCGATACAGTGGGCGACCCGTTCAAGGATACTTCAGGTCCGGCTCTGAATGCACTGATCAAGGTGGTTAACATGATTGCCATCTTATTCTCTGCAATGTTCATCAATTCCGGGCTGTTTTGAGTATAGAATGAGATTTAGAGGAGGGGTTAGCTCCCCTTCCGAAT
Proteins encoded:
- a CDS encoding sodium-translocating pyrophosphatase; the encoded protein is MDTSTLLYLAPLAGLLSLVFAGIFAKNVLKNDPGTPEMQKIAGAIQEGAMAYLNRQYKTIAIVAVILAFIIFIALPNENGLNTKTTIGFLAGAVSSALAGYIGMNVSVRANVRTANKAKEGVKEAMDVAFKGGAVTGMAVVGLALLGTSGFFILFGAKPESVDMVIGFGFGASLISLFARVGGGIFTKAADVGADLVGKVEAGIPEDDPRNAGVIADNVGDNVGDCAGMGADLFETYVVTALAAMLLGGLVINQFPNAILFPLMLGSAAIVASIIAVFFVKIGDDQNIMKALYKGVAAAAVISLVSFYFINDMLMGDIRFFYSALIGTIIMVLMVVITEYYTSVSYRPVKSIAASSQTGAGTNIITGMSVGLESTFIPVLVIAFGILGAYYVGGGFVPGQEIIGLYSIAIAAAAMLSTTGIIVALDSYGPITDNAGGIAEMANLPEKTRKITDALDSVGNTTKAVTKGYAIGSAGLGAMALFADYTHKVGLMENPHLLSLSNPLVVVGLFIGGLLPFLFSAVTMKAVGKAAFEVVNEVRRQFREIPGIMEGTAKPEYGKCVDIVTRAAIREMALPGVMAIGVPLAVGMILGKEALAGMLIGIIVVGLLMALMMSNGGGAWDNAKKYIEDGAYGGKGSEAHKAAVVGDTVGDPFKDTSGPALNALIKVVNMIAILFSAMFINSGLF
- a CDS encoding 30S ribosomal protein S3ae, which encodes MAKAKRGQRKVDGWKSKQWYNIVTPDMMGQQEIGETFSNEPEQLLGRVIEVTLGDLTNDMSKYNVKLVLKIDQIGGDSAYTKFIGHELTRDYLRSLIKRQTSMITANLDVMTKDGYKFRVKPTCFTVKRARSSQIKAIRQYMTSIVQRRARESDFNTFVQDAVLGKLSAQIYRDVKSLYPLRRVEILKSHVLTEPSVREAAA
- a CDS encoding MFS transporter, whose product is MENDPDPRYKWRAMLVVSIGTFMATLDASIINLALPILRNYFNTDIATIEWVMLSYLLTITTMLLTLGRLSDMYGRKSMFLAGLLTFTLGSGLCSLSTSAGQLIVFRVVQGLGAAMLMANSLAIITDVFPHNERGKALGLMGSVVSIGYITGPVLGGLLIYWVGWQSIFYINIPVGLLGTVYAIKTLKPDQIHVSQKFDIQGALLIFLSLISLVLVITKGQALGWDLMAIIGLSILFAVFLVGFVMVEKRADQPMVELSLFRNRPFSASNASAFLSFTAMFAVILLMPFYMEGILGYSPGHMGMVFVAIPLVMALVAPVSGWISDRTNSFLLSSIGMAISCMALLLLGNLDQNATFFDIVVIMGMIGLGMGLFQSPNNSIIMGSVPKERLGIAGGMLAMVRNLGMVTGIAISGAVLTSSIQSNQAAGLVYEAAFLGGFHDAFMVAAVICSVGVITSLMRGKSRKIT
- a CDS encoding aspartate kinase; translation: MKVIMKFGGTSVADGMKLRHVAELVKSYHENGNQIVVVTSALGGVTDAILEEAHEASKDGKVSKVKEFIADLTKQHHAATHESVGNNANAEDIIAELDARIEEIEKALTGICYLGELTLRSIDYLSSYGERMAAPILSGAIRSLGVESSHFTGGEIGIITDNNFGSAHPLESSYEKIKKHLSPLLPGTIPVVAGFIGEDENGIITTLGRGGSDFTASIIGASLNADEIWLWKEVPGIMTTDPKLVPEARPLKVISYIEAMEMSFFGAKVLHPKAIEPAIRHDIPVRVKNTFEPEYPGTLVVKEQKTVQNVVKAVTVIDKVALVNISGAGMVGTIGVAARAFSALADADVNIIMISQGSSEANLSVVVDDDHLKQAVRALKQEFKNGVVGEIDHDIHISVVAIVGVGMAGTPGVAGKVFDALGKNKVNVIMISQGSSQHNISFVVKEGDATKAVQVLHKVFSLEKL
- a CDS encoding endonuclease V — translated: MGTPLFPADLSTTSLLRAQEIVRQQAVLHNDHAPPRFVAGVDQAFMEDVIISGIVMIDYESLDVVEEVQYTGTIGYPYIPTFLSFREGPAIVSAYGKLQHTPDILMVDGCGINHPRGAGLATHIGVALDVPTIGVAKHILCGKGDAPLEVGDISPLIFESRQVGWLIKSCRRCRPIVVAPGHRVSMEGALKTTKHMLRGHKLPEPCLLAHKYVNNIKKI